ATGTTTGATTACGTAAGTAATATTTTTCAAAACTATCAATAGAAATCCTAGTATTTATTATATCATAAGTAGACGTATTTAAATTTATTAAATATTTCGATGGAAATATACAAATTAACACTAACATAATTAAACCAATTCCTTTTTGGCCATCATTCGCACCATGAAAATAACTTATTCCGAATGAAGATAATATTAATGTTATTTTAATCCATAATAATGATTGTTTTTTCTTTTGAATACGATAATACACCGGACTGATATTAATGCAATATTCTTTATATTTAGAATTATAATATTTTTTTAACAAAAAAACCAAACTGCCCGCTATTATCAACCCACATATTGGAGATAATATTAAAGATAAAAAAACATATATAATTTTATTAAAACTAATTAAACTTAAAATAGAAAAATTATTAATAAACGCATTAACAAAATTAATTCCAATAATTGATCCAATTAATGTATGCGAACTAGATGTAGGTAAACTTAAATACCAAGTACATAAATTCCACAATATAGCCGATAATAATATAGAAAAAATTGCTTTTAAACCACACGAAGTATTAATGTTTAACAATAAATTACTTGGTAATAAATAAATTATAGCATATGCAATACTCAATCCTCCAAAAAATACTCCCAAAAAATTCAATATTCCTGATATTAATATTGCCATTTTTTCGTTCATAGAACGCGTATAAATTATTAAGGCTATTGCATTAGCTGAGTCATGAAAACCATTAATTACTTCATAGATAAATATAAATAATAATGAAAAACATGAAAATACGACACTACTATTATAACAAAAAAAAGAAAAATAATATGACATAATCTTTAAACCACTTTTAAAGATATAGACTTAATACATTATCTATAACAAACTAAATAAAAAAACATAATATATTTTATTACCACAATACTAAAATACTAACTTAAATTTTATATTTTATACGAAATAATTATATTACACTATTAATTGTAATAATAAAAAAAATATAATTTACAAAATAAAGTTTATTAAAATGTATTAAGTTTAATAAAACGTGTAACATATCTTCATTTTTTTATATATTTTTATATTGCAATAATCTTATTGATAGTAAAATTCCAATACATAAAAATGTAATAATAAAAATTGAAATACCTAACCATTTTTCTGTAATCCAAAATATACCACTAAACGTTCCAAAAATACTAGATCCTAAATAATATGAAAATAAATAAATTGATGAAGTTGATCCTTTATTTATTTTTGAACATTGACTAATCCAAGTACTGGTAACAGAATGAGCAGCAAAAAATCCAGCGGCAAATAATGTCAATCCTACAATTATTAATAATACAATATTACATTGCGTAATTAAAACTCCAAAAATCATCATTGTTAAAGCTAATGTTAATATAACTCCTTTTCTATATCTTTCAATAAGTACACCTGCTTGAGGAGAACTATATACACCTATTAAATAAATAATCGATAACAAACCTATAGTTGTTTGACCCAAGAAAAAAGGCTGTGATATCAATCTATACCCAACATAATTAAATAGCGTAATAAAACTCCCCATTAATATACAACCCATAAAAAACAATTTTGATAAAACAGGATCCCTCCATTGAAATATAAAATAAAGAAGAATTTTTCGAAGATCTAAGGGTGAAGAACAAAAATTTTTTGATTTAGGTAATAAATACACGAACAAGACCGCAGATGTAAAAGCCAAAAAACTAATAAATTCTAAAGCTATGTTCCATGAAAAATACTCCGAAAACAAACTACTTAAAAATCTTCCCAAAAAACCGCCAATAGTATTTCCACTAATGTACAATCCTATTGAAAAAGATAAAACACTTGGATGCATTTCTTCACTGAGATAAGTCATAGCTACTGCAGCAACTCCACTGAGTGCTAATCCCGTCAACGCACGCATAAAAATAATACTTTCCCAACTATTCATATTAGAACAACAAAAGGTACAAAAAGAAGCTAAAAATAAAGAACTAGACATAACTACTTTTCGCCCTATTGAATCCGACAATGGACCTGTAAACAACATTCCAAATGCCATCATAGCTGTAGATGCTGACAAAGATAAACTACTTTGAGCTGGATTTAAAGAAAACTCTTTTGAAAATAAAAATAAAATAGGTTGTACACAATATAACGTAGAAAATGTCGAAAAACCAGCTAAAAA
Above is a window of Buchnera aphidicola str. Bp (Baizongia pistaciae) DNA encoding:
- a CDS encoding inorganic phosphate transporter translates to MSYYFSFFCYNSSVVFSCFSLLFIFIYEVINGFHDSANAIALIIYTRSMNEKMAILISGILNFLGVFFGGLSIAYAIIYLLPSNLLLNINTSCGLKAIFSILLSAILWNLCTWYLSLPTSSSHTLIGSIIGINFVNAFINNFSILSLISFNKIIYVFLSLILSPICGLIIAGSLVFLLKKYYNSKYKEYCINISPVYYRIQKKKQSLLWIKITLILSSFGISYFHGANDGQKGIGLIMLVLICIFPSKYLINLNTSTYDIINTRISIDSFEKYYLRNQTLIKQNVSNIMFKEIIQPLLFLKNIDNTKNDNVLVIINFMRNLLHNISSYKELNVIQCHQLRQSLLCIGNFMEVLSHFSIVQVKDKHFFYCLKKNLLSTIEYAPNWVVTFIALSLSIGTIIGWRRITNTFQNKLGTQDITYAQAISAQLTTACSVSLASCSGIPVSTTHIMSSSLVGTMLVNRSGLRINTIKKTIIIWILTIPISMLLASFLYWISLKCFN
- a CDS encoding MFS transporter; the protein is MQLKIYSSNKNYIQRGTKAFTEVTIAFFLAGFSTFSTLYCVQPILFLFSKEFSLNPAQSSLSLSASTAMMAFGMLFTGPLSDSIGRKVVMSSSLFLASFCTFCCSNMNSWESIIFMRALTGLALSGVAAVAMTYLSEEMHPSVLSFSIGLYISGNTIGGFLGRFLSSLFSEYFSWNIALEFISFLAFTSAVLFVYLLPKSKNFCSSPLDLRKILLYFIFQWRDPVLSKLFFMGCILMGSFITLFNYVGYRLISQPFFLGQTTIGLLSIIYLIGVYSSPQAGVLIERYRKGVILTLALTMMIFGVLITQCNIVLLIIVGLTLFAAGFFAAHSVTSTWISQCSKINKGSTSSIYLFSYYLGSSIFGTFSGIFWITEKWLGISIFIITFLCIGILLSIRLLQYKNI